One region of Bacterioplanoides sp. SCSIO 12839 genomic DNA includes:
- the galE gene encoding UDP-glucose 4-epimerase GalE: MILVTGGAGYIGSHTCVELIEAGYDVLVLDNLSNSSRESIHRVEQLTGKSISFIEGDVRNGDILNVLFNTHPIDAVIHFAGLKSVGESCENPIFYYENNIECTLKLIQAMQDAGVKNLVFSSSATVYGDPQRLPLTEDMPLSATNPYGRSKLIIEDMLRDLPNADRLNQAAQPWSVTLLRYFNPVGAHKSGLIGEDPNGIPNNLMPFISQTAIGKRECLSVFGGDYDTVDGTGVRDYIHVVDLAKGHVKAVDKLLSENGIDGVQAFNLGTGHGLSVLELVNAFKDCNQVDVPYQISGRRPGDVAACYADVSRARDELGWQAELGVRDMVKDSWRWQSRNPEGYSDIMM, from the coding sequence ATGATTTTAGTAACGGGTGGTGCAGGTTATATTGGTTCTCATACCTGTGTTGAGTTAATTGAGGCCGGATACGATGTATTGGTGCTCGATAATTTAAGCAACTCCAGTCGCGAGTCTATTCATCGTGTTGAACAGCTCACCGGAAAGTCTATTTCGTTTATCGAAGGCGATGTGCGTAATGGCGATATCCTGAACGTGTTATTTAATACACATCCGATTGATGCCGTGATTCATTTTGCCGGTTTAAAATCCGTGGGCGAATCCTGTGAAAATCCGATTTTTTATTATGAAAATAATATCGAATGCACGTTAAAATTAATTCAGGCGATGCAGGATGCTGGTGTGAAAAACCTGGTGTTCAGTTCGTCGGCCACGGTTTACGGTGATCCACAACGTTTGCCATTAACCGAAGATATGCCACTGTCGGCGACGAATCCGTATGGCCGCTCGAAATTAATCATCGAAGATATGCTGCGTGATCTCCCCAATGCCGACCGATTAAACCAGGCCGCTCAACCCTGGTCTGTAACGTTGTTACGTTACTTTAACCCGGTAGGTGCGCATAAAAGCGGCTTGATTGGTGAAGATCCAAATGGCATTCCCAATAACCTGATGCCCTTTATCAGCCAGACGGCCATTGGCAAACGCGAGTGTTTATCGGTGTTTGGTGGAGACTACGACACAGTGGATGGCACCGGCGTACGTGACTATATCCATGTGGTGGATTTGGCAAAAGGACACGTAAAAGCGGTAGATAAACTGCTTTCTGAAAACGGTATTGATGGCGTGCAGGCGTTTAACCTGGGCACCGGCCACGGCCTGAGTGTGCTGGAGCTGGTCAATGCCTTTAAAGACTGTAATCAGGTTGATGTACCGTATCAAATTAGTGGCCGCCGCCCAGGCGATGTGGCGGCTTGTTATGCCGATGTCAGCCGTGCACGGGATGAGTTAGGCTGGCAGGCAGAGTTAGGTGTGCGGGATATGGTGAAGGACAGCTGGCGCTGGCAGAGCCGCAATCCTGAGGGGTATAGCGACATTATGATGTGA